DNA from Stenotrophomonas acidaminiphila:
CGCGGACAGCGGCCGATCGACTGGCGCCTGCCCCCCGCGCGGCGCTGGACGCCCAGCTCGCCGGTGGCTGAACGCTCCCTGCGCTGTCATGTGGCGGTGACCCGCTTCCTGCTACGCTGGGCTGATTCCCGGTTGATCCATACCGGGAGGTTCTGAGGTGCTTCGGCGGCTGTTTTTCGACAAAAATAGAACGCTGGAACTTTTTCTGTACCGGGCAGTCCAATAGTTCGACTGCTAAGATGAGGTCCTATGAGCCAGAACACCTCCACTGCCCTTGTGGCAAACAATCTTCCGATTCCCAGTGCGCTGGGTTCGCTGGATGCCTACATCGGTGCCGTGCACCAGATCCCGGTGCTCTCGGTCGATGAGGAACAGGAACTGGCGCGCCGCTTCCGCGACGAGCAGGACCTGGACGCCGCGCGCGAGCTGGTGCATTCGCACCTGCGCTTCGTCGTGCACGTGGCCCGCGGCTACAACGGCTACGGCCTGCAGCTGGGCGACCTGATCCAGGAAGGCAACATCGGCCTGATGAAGGCGGTCAAGCGCTTCGACCCGGACATGGGCGTGCGCCTGGTGTCCTTCGCGGTGCACTGGATCCGTGCCGAGATGCACGAGTTCATCCTCAAGAACTGGCGCATCGTCAAGGTCGCCACGACCAAGGCGCAGCGCAAGCTGTTCTTCAACCTGCGCAAGTCCAAGACCCGCCTGGGCTGGATGAACGCGGCCGAGGTCAGCGCGGTGGCCCGGGACCTGAACGTCTCCGAGCGCGAAGTGATGGAGATGGAGTCGCGCCTGTCCGGTCGCGACGTCGGCTTCGATGCGCCGTCCGACGAGGACGACGACCACGCACCGCCGTCGCCGGCGGCGTACCTGGTCGCGCGCGACGAGGACCCGTCGCAGGCCTACGAGCGCGAGGACAGCGAGGAAAACCAGCTGCAGCTGCTGCGCGAGGGCCTGGCCAACCTGGACCAGCGTTCGCGCGACATCATCGCCCGCCGCTGGCTCGATGCCGACAGCAAGGTGACGCTGCAGGAACTGGCCGACGAGTACGGCGTGTCGGCCGAGCGCATCCGCCAGATCGAGGCCAACGCGCTGAAGAAGATGAAGGCGCTGTTCACCGCCTGATCGCCACGCCGCCAGGCGGGCATGCGAAAGGCCCGGGGAAACCCGGGCTTTTTCGTTGCCGCTGGCCGCTACCGGCGCGGGCATGCCGGCACCGTCTTGCCAAACCGCGACCGCCGACGGCCTGCGTGGCGTCGGCGCGGTGTAGATTGCGCGGACGCAATCCACGAACGGAGACGACGATGAAGGGAACCTGCCTGTGCGGCGCGGTCGAAGTGGTGGCCAACGATGCGGCGCAGATCGGCCTGTGCCACTGCAGCATGTGCCGGCGCTGGACCGGCG
Protein-coding regions in this window:
- a CDS encoding RNA polymerase factor sigma-32 (binds with the catalytic core of RNA polymerase to produce the holoenzyme; this sigma factor is responsible for the expression of heat shock promoters), with translation MSQNTSTALVANNLPIPSALGSLDAYIGAVHQIPVLSVDEEQELARRFRDEQDLDAARELVHSHLRFVVHVARGYNGYGLQLGDLIQEGNIGLMKAVKRFDPDMGVRLVSFAVHWIRAEMHEFILKNWRIVKVATTKAQRKLFFNLRKSKTRLGWMNAAEVSAVARDLNVSEREVMEMESRLSGRDVGFDAPSDEDDDHAPPSPAAYLVARDEDPSQAYEREDSEENQLQLLREGLANLDQRSRDIIARRWLDADSKVTLQELADEYGVSAERIRQIEANALKKMKALFTA